tattaaaataaaatagaagaaTGAGACAACAATAATCCAATCCCCACTGAAACTTGACCCGAGAAGAAGTCTCAGAAGAATTACTGTACAAAGCTATGCAGCGTCTCAAGGCAATCAAAACTGCAGAAATTATGGCCAAGTTATGCACTTGATAGTCCACAATCCTGCACCAAAAGATAGCATCTATCACAGTTTCTTCGGCAAGTTGTATGTTTTCTTGAGAAACTTTGACGCGGTTTCATCGTTCCTGTGGCACAAAACTCGAAGCAACGTATTTGGTTCAATTGAGTTCCACTGCCCAGATGTTGGAGGTAATGGGAGTCGAGATTTGACAGAGGAACCATATGTTTCTAAAGTAAGGCGCCTAAACCGCTCAATGAGGCTCTCTGTATCCGTTCGAAAAAGGGGAAGTATATCTCTTGCTGTGGTTGCAAACTTATCAATTATGTCAGAAGGCAATCCATCCCCATTGGCCCAGAATATATCCTTAAGGGACTTGAAATCGTCCTCTATTATCTGTGAGTCCTGGCGAGAAAAGGCTCGTGTAGGGCCCCCAGCAAGCAATACCAATAAAAAACCTTCAAATGAAGCTCGCATTATGTCAGCAACAATACGGGTGCGCACTCTTTCTTGAACAGTGTCTGCTACAATAGTGAGAGTGTTCTCAAGTTCATGGAGAAAGGGCTCAACTCTAGACGATGCAGGGTCACCAACATACAGTGAGTCCCATAAAGTATGGCCGAGATCATGGAAAACAATTTTGTAAGCAGCTCCTTCAGACAATTGCTGAACGGCTTCGATGCAAGCAGCTGGTGTGAGTTCAAACTTCTTACTCAATCcgtttgaaaaatcttctaaaTTAGAAGATTCTGAGTTCCTCAACAGGGTTACTATTCTTTTCTCAACAACTTCCAACTCCATTCGTATTTTATGCAAGGTATTTATACGTACACAAAGTTGCGGAACCCCCAAAGAACTACCCCCGTTAACTGTAGCGACCTGAGGAGTCTTCTTCTGAGAGTATATTGATTTATCCTTTTTCTTCCATTGAAATTTCGCTTCAGTGGTACATCTGGTTAATGCCGGCATCATGGGAATATAAGTGTTTCTTGATCCTGCGTACCAAAGATTTAATAAGTAGACTTCTGGGACATTGACAATTTCATCAAAATTTTAGTTAAGCTAAGCAGTATTACCACAACAGCCCGATTTTGCTTTTGTTACATAATATTGAAGACATTTATCTAGTCCAGTCATTAAGTCAGGGAGCAGTGCTGGATGCATTGGTATCGGCAACTGAAAGAAAGCATCCAAGGTCTCATCAACTATTCGCAAAACCTCTACAGCTGAAGGAGCACATCCTTCTTGATTGGCTCGTGGATTCCAAATCTAAAATTGGAGAAATACAATGGCATGAAAAAATCTATTACAAAGAAACCATTTCTACCACTGTCAAGACCGAAACAGCAGTAAGTGAATTCTTTCTCGACAACAGCCTTTGATAACAGtagtaaaaaaatttatttaaataaaataaaaaattgatcgTTTCAATTTATGAACTTGTATAAAATCTGAATTTTGCTGTTATAGTAGAGAATCAATATAAGGTACCTCTTGTTGGAGATTTCTGTCAACCCATTCCTTCAACCTCTCTACTCTAGTCTTTATCCAAACTTTTACCATTTCAGACATCGCACCTTCAGCTTCATAAGGAGGCATCTCACGAATAATAGCCTTCCCACCATCATCACAGTCCACTGAATCTTCTACCGCAATTCGGACAAGATCTTTCTCCAACTTATCTGCAGCTCTCAGTATTTGTACAGCATCTGGGGTCAACTCTGTGATACCTGATATGAATTGCTTCAACTCGTTCCCATAGCAAGCATGTAAAGTGGCAACAGCAACACCTGCGGCAAAAGAGTGCCATCTCTTTAAAATAGGGCTAAACATGTCCTTTTCTTTTGCTGCAAGCTCGCCAACATCCTTTGCAAGGATTGCAAGAACAGGAAGGGGATTTGATTGGCTGCTTCTAGATGCCCTCCTGCTGGAATCGGCCTTCTCCATCCTCTGTAAAGTCAAGACTGTAAATATATTTCTTATCTGAATATTTCATGAGTTGATCGGAAAAGGAATAACATGAGAGAAAACCAGATCCATTATATACCCCAGGAGTGTTTCATATTCAGGAAAGTACCAAGATCA
The Primulina eburnea isolate SZY01 chromosome 5, ASM2296580v1, whole genome shotgun sequence genome window above contains:
- the LOC140831965 gene encoding protein unc-13 homolog, with translation MASLFRDLSYSRRDSFSSSNSAAAASPSSATSRLAATSSASSLSPLPSPFGDLTPTLSSADLRASAYEIFLSATRSASTKPLTYISSSNHGNSPNNSSSSNGNSTSTLQRSLTSAAASKMKKALGMRSGSSKRSSDCGSPGNSGSGGKVKKPMTLGELMRVQMRVTEAMDTRIRRGLLRISASQVGRRTESMVLPLELLQQFKASDFTVQEEYEAWQKRNLKMLEAGLLLHPHTPLDKTNTAAQRLRQIIQGASDKPLETGRNNESMQVLRTTTMALAGRTSDGSLESCHWADGYPLNIRLYEMLLEACFDINDETSIVEEIDELMELIKKTWGILGLNQMLHNLCFTWVLFNRYVATGQVENDLIFAADSQLVEVTKDAKITKDIVYSKILNAILTAMLGWTEKRLLAYHETFDSGNIESMQSLVSVGVSAAKILVEDISNEYRRRRKNEVDVTRSRIDTYIRSSLRTAFAQRMEKADSSRRASRSSQSNPLPVLAILAKDVGELAAKEKDMFSPILKRWHSFAAGVAVATLHACYGNELKQFISGITELTPDAVQILRAADKLEKDLVRIAVEDSVDCDDGGKAIIREMPPYEAEGAMSEMVKVWIKTRVERLKEWVDRNLQQEIWNPRANQEGCAPSAVEVLRIVDETLDAFFQLPIPMHPALLPDLMTGLDKCLQYYVTKAKSGCCGSRNTYIPMMPALTRCTTEAKFQWKKKDKSIYSQKKTPQVATVNGGSSLGVPQLCVRINTLHKIRMELEVVEKRIVTLLRNSESSNLEDFSNGLSKKFELTPAACIEAVQQLSEGAAYKIVFHDLGHTLWDSLYVGDPASSRVEPFLHELENTLTIVADTVQERVRTRIVADIMRASFEGFLLVLLAGGPTRAFSRQDSQIIEDDFKSLKDIFWANGDGLPSDIIDKFATTARDILPLFRTDTESLIERFRRLTLETYGSSVKSRLPLPPTSGQWNSIEPNTLLRVLCHRNDETASKFLKKTYNLPKKL